CCGGGAACCGGAAAAACCGCCGTCGCGCTCCACCGTGCCGCGTACCTGCTGTACACGCACCGTGAACGGCTCAAGTCCGCCGGCGTGCTGCTGGTTGGCCCCTCCAACGCCTTCATCCGGTACATCGAACGTGTCCTCCCGTCGCTGGGTGAGACCGGCGTCGTCATGTCCAGCCTTGGACAACTGATGCCCGGCATCGCCGCTGTCCCGGAAGAGGACGCGAATGTCGCCGAGATCAAGGGCCGTATTTCGATGGCCGACGTGGTCGCCCGCGCCGTCGCGAACCGTCAGCGCCTGCCGCTGGAACCGCGGAAACTCAACGTGGAGGGAACCATCCTCCTGCTGACGCCCAAGATGGTCCAGCGCGCCCGCGACCGGGCACGCGCGACCGGCAAGCCGCACAACGAGGCCCGCGTGACCTTCGTGAAGATCCTCCTGCGCGAACTCACCGAGCAGTTGACCGAACAGCTGGAAGAGTCCTCCGGTGCAGGCAACAGCACGGACCGGGCCTACCTGGCCGAGGACGTCCGCAGCTCCCGGGACGTGCGCGTGGCGCTGAACCTGTGCTGGATGCCGATGACGCCTCAGAAGCTGCTGTCTGAACTCTTCAGCAAGCCCGGACACCTTGAAGGTGCGGCCCCCGATCTGAGCGCCGAAGAAATCGCACTGCTGCGCCGCAGCCCGGACGCACCCTGGACGGAAGCGGATGTTCCGCTGCTGGACGAGGCCGCCGAACTGCTGGGCGAACTGGATGCTTCGGCCGGACGCGACCACGCCCTGCGCGAAGAGCAGCGCAAGCGGGACCTCGCCAACGCCGAGCGCGCCATCGAGAACACGGAAGGGTTCCTGGAGGATTCCGGTGCCCACGGCATCCTGTCCGCCGAGGATCTGGCTGACCACAACACCGTGGGAGAAACCCGCCTGACCGCGGCCGACCGCGCCGCCGTCGACCGCACCTGGGCCTTCGGGCACATTGTGGTGGATGAGGCGCAGGAGCTTTCCGCCATGCAGTGGCGCCTGCTGATGCGGCGCTGCCCGCTGAAGTCCTTCACCGTTGTGGGGGACATTGCCCAAACCAGCTCAGCTGCCGGTGCCACTTCCTGGCAGCAGGCGCTGACGCCGTTCGTGGGGGACCGCTGGACCCTCGAAGAGCTCACGGTGAACTACCGCACCCCCGCGCAGATTGCCGAAGCCGCCGTGCGCATGGCCAACGCGGCTGGTCTGGTGGTGTCCGCTCCCAAGGCGGTGCGCGAGGGACGCTGGGCGCCCTTCATCGACCGGGTTCCCGACGGCGGGCTGGTTGACCGCCTGATGGAGACTCTGCCCGAGGACCTGGAAGCGCTCGAGGGCGGACTCCTTGCGATTATCGCCGAGGAGCACCACCTCGAGGCCGTCCGCCGCGAAGTCGGGGCTGTTTACGGAAAGCGGCTGGGCACGGGTGCCGGCGGTTTGGAGCAGGACATTGTGGTCACTTCGCCGAGGGAAGCGAAGGGACTGGAGTTCGACGGCGTCGTCATCCTGGAGCCCGAAGAGCTGCTGACCGCTGCGGCCGGGAAGGTCGGAGATCTGTATGTGGCGATGACCCGCCCCACGCAGCGCCTGCGTCTTATTGCGGCCCGTCCGGTTCCCGCTGGAATTATCGACGAAGAAGACTGATATTTTGGAAGACGTGACTACCGAAACCCCAGCGGGCCTGAGCGCCCAAAAGAATGATCCGACGTTCGAGAATGTTTGGCAGGAACTGAAGTGGCGTGGACTGGTCCATGTCTCCACGGATGAGGCCGAACTTGAGAAATTGCTCGCCGGGGAATCGATCACCTATTATTGCGGCTTCGATCCAACGGCGCCGAGCCTGCACCTGGGAAACCTGGTGCAGCTGCTGACCATGCGCCGCCTGCAGCTGGCCGGTCACCGGCCGCTCGCCCTCGTGGGCGGCTCCACCGGCCTGGTGGGAGATCCGCGTCCGACGGCGGAACGCACCATGAACACCAAGGAAACCGTCTCGGAATGGGTCGGCTACCTGCAGGGACAGGTGCAGCGCTTCCTCAGCTTTGAGGGGGACAACGCCGCGCAGATGGTCAACAACCTTGACTGGACCGCGCCTATGAGTGCCATCGACTTCCTCCGTGACATCGGCAAGCACTTCCGGGTGGGCACCATGATCAAGAAGGAGATTGTCTCCTCGCGCCTGAATTCCGATGAGGGCATCTCCTACGCGGAGTTCAGCTACCAGGTGCTGCAGGGCATGGACTACCTCCAGCTCTTCCGCGACTACAACTGTGTGCTGGAAACCGGCGGCTCGGACCAGTGGGGCAACCTCACCTCCGGGACCGAACTGGTGCGCAAGGTCGAGGGCAAGAGTGTCCACGCCCTGGGCACTCCGCTGATTACCAACTCTGACGGCACCAAGTTCGGCAAGAGCGAGGGCAACGCCATCTGGTTGGACGGCACCATGACCAGCCCGTACGCGATGTACCAGTTCTGGCTGAACACTTCCGACGCCGACGTCGTTGACCGGCTCAAGGTCTTCACCTTCCTCTCCAAGGCGGAAATTGAGGAGCTGGCCCGCTCTGTGGCGGAGGAACCGCACAAGCGTGCGGCCCAGCGCCGGCTTGCTTACGACGTGACGTCGCTGATTCACGGCGCCGAAGCAACCGAGAAGGTTATTGCCGCTTCTGCCGCATTGTTTGGGCAGGGTGAAATCACCGAGCTGGATGAAGCAACCCTGACCGCGGCCACGGCGGAACTGCCGCGGGTAGTGGTGGACCGCAACAGCCTGGGGATTATCGATCTGCTCGTTGCCTCCGGCCTGTCAGCCAGCAACTCGGCCGCGCGCCGGACGGTTGCCGAAGGCGGAGCATATGTGAACAACCGCAAGGTCACGGACGCGGATGCCGTTATTGACGGGGATGAGCTGCTGCACGGCAAGTACCTGCTGCTGCGCCGCGGCAAGCGCACCCTGGCAACGGTGGAAGTTAGCGCAGGTTAGGGGAGCTCATCCTGCCGATCAGGTGGAGGCCGGCTTTCGGCTCCGCACGCCTTGGAAATCCAGGGGCGTGAGGAGGCCGGGGGCCGGCCTTTTCCCTTGCGTGCAGGGTGCCTGTCCGGGGTGCAGCAGATCACACGCTGCCGGCTTGCACCCATGCCGGAGGGTGTGTAAAGTTTAGTGAGTTGCCCCGGTGAGTGCCTGGCGGACATGCTCCGCTGGCAAGGCTCCCGGATCCGGCAACAGCCCAAAAACACAGCAGCGGATTTCATCCGAGTGCTTTGTGGCGGGTTCAAACGGTTGTTTCAGCTAATTACCGCAAATACCGCGGAATTGCTAAAACGGTCCGGATGAAATAGAATAAAGAAACACTGCAGCGAAGAGAAAAGAAAAACATTCTTTGTTTTTCCGAGTATTTCGGATGCATCTGTTGTTTGAGAACTCAATAGTGTGCCAAGTTTATTGATACCAATTATTTTAATTGGTTGAACTGGTTGTTTCCGCCCACCCCGTGGGTTGGGAGCAGCTTTTTTAGCTGGTTTCGAATTTAGTGCAGGACTGTGCAGCCAATTTTCCTTGGCTCCGGTCTTGTGTCTGTAACACATTTACGGAGAGTTTGATCCTGGCTCAGGATGAACGCTGGCGGCGTGCTTAACACATGCAAGTCGAACGATGACTTTTGTGCTTGCACAAAATGATTAGTGGCGAACGGGTGAGTAACACGTGAGTAACCTGCCCTTAACTTCGGGATAAGCCTGGGAAACCGGGTCTAATACCGGATACGACGGATTCCCGCATGGGGGTCCGTGGAAAGCTTGATGCGGTTTTGGATGGACTCGCGGCCTATCAGCTAGTTGGTTGGGGTAATGGCCCACCAAGGCGACGACGGGTAGCCGGCCTGAGAGGGTGACCGGCCACACTGGGACTGAGACACGGCCCAGACTCCTACGGGAGGCAGCAGTGGGGAATATTGCACAATGGGCGAAAGCCTGATGCAGCGACGCCGCGTGAGGGACGAAGGCCTTCGGGTTGTAAACCTCTTTCAGCAGGGAAGAAGCGAAAGTGACGGTACCTGCAGAAGAAGCGCCGGCTAACTACGTGCCAGCAGCCGCGGTAATACGTAGGGCGCAAGCGTTATCCGGAATTATTGGGCGTAAAGAGCTCGTAGGCGGTTTGTCGCGTCTGCTGTGAAAGCCCGGGGCTCAACCCCGGGTCTGCAGTGGGTACGGGCAGACTAGAGTGATGTAGGGGAGACTGGAATTCCTGGTGTAGCGGTGAAATGCGCAGATATCAGGAGGAACACCGATGGCGAAGGCAGGTCTCTGGGCATTAACTGACGCTGAGGAGCGAAAGCATGGGGAGCGAACAGGATTAGATACCCTGGTAGTCCATGCCGTAAACGTTGGGCACTAGGTGTGGGGGACATTCCACGTTTTCCGCGCCGTAGCTAACGCATTAAGTGCCCCGCCTGGGGAGTACGGCCGCAAGGCTAAAACTCAAAGGAATTGACGGGGGCCCGCACAAGCGGCGGAGCATGCGGATTAATTCGATGCAACGCGAAGAACCTTACCAAGGCTTGACATGAACCGGAAAGGCCTGGAAACAGGTCCCCCACTTGTGGCCGGTTTACAGGTGGTGCATGGTTGTCGTCAGCTCGTGTCGTGAGATGTTGGGTTAAGTCCCGCAACGAGCGCAACCCTCGTTCTATGTTGCCAGCGGGTTATGCCGGGGACTCATAGGAGACTGCCGGGGTCAACTCGGAGGAAGGTGGGGACGACGTCAAATCATCATGCCCCTTATGTCTTGGGCTTCACGCATGCTACAATGGCCGGTACAAAGGGTTGCGATACTGTGAGGTGGAGCTAATCCCAAAAAGCCGGTCTCAGTTCGGATTGAGGTCTGCAACTCGACCTCATGAAGTTGGAGTCGCTAGTAATCGCAGATCAGCAACGCTGCGGTGAATACGTTCCCGGGCCTTGTACACACCGCCCGTCAAGTCACGAAAGTTGGTAACACCCGAAGCCGGTGGCCTAACCCCTTGTGGGAGGGAGCCGTCGAAGGTGGGACCGGCGATTGGGACTAAGTCGTAACAAGGTAGCCGTACCGGAAGGTGCGGCTGGATCACCTCCTTTCTAAGGAGCACCTCAAAGTTTTTCGTGTTATTCCACAGTGTTGGATGCGGGCTTTGCAGGAGATGCCCATATCGGAAACATATGTTTTCCGGTGGGTGCTCAAGGGTGGAATATCAATAGGCAGGTGCCCGGCGTTGAGCCCGGCAGCACAGTACGTTCTTCCTTCGGGGAGGACTGGAAACGCTGCCGGTGTCTTCAAGTACCGGGTTTTTCCGTTTGGCACACTGTTGGGTCCTGAAATAACAGGACCGAAGAATTTCAAGCCTTCATTGGAGGGGTTGGAAGGGACACGGGTTCGTGTTGTTTCTGATTGTTCCTGCGCAGGCCCAAGACCGTCACGGTGAATACGTGGTGGTGGCGGGGTGTGACGGGGTTGTTGTTTGAGAACTACATAGTGGACGCGAGCATCTTAAAATTATTAAGTGCAATTTCAGATAAACCTGGTGACCGGTTTTTACCGGCCTCCATGGTTTTCTCGATAGCGATAATATTTATTGATCTTTGTGGTCAAGTTTTTAAGGGCACACGGTGGATGCCTTGGCATCAGGAGCCGAAGAAGGACGTAGGAATCTGCGATAAGCCTGGGGGAGTTGATAACCGAGCGTTGATCCCAGGATGTCCGAATGGGGAAACCCCGCCCGGCGCGCGAGTGACCGGGTGACCCGCATCTGAACACATAGGGTGCGTGGAGGGAACGTGGGGAAGTGAAACATCTCAGTACCCACAGGAAGAGAAAACAACAGTGATTCCGTTAGTAGTGGCGAGCGAACGCGGAAGAGGCTAAACCAGTGGTGTGTGATAGCCGGCGGGCGTTGCATCACTGGGGTTGCGGGACTTTCCGTACCGATTCTGCCGGATTGGTGAAGTGAGTGCAGATGCATAGGTGAACGGGTTTGAAAGCCCGGCCGTAGAGGGTGTTAGCCCCGTAACCGGAATGTATGCTGCCGCTTGGAGAGGATCCCAAGTAGCACGGGGCCCGAGAAATCCCGTGCGAATCTGCCAGGACCACCTGGTAAGCCTAAATACTCCCTGATGACCGATAGCGGACAAGTACCGTGAGGGAAAGGTGAAAAGTACCCCGGGAGGGGAGTGAAACAGTACCTGAAACCGTGTGCCTACAATCCGTTGGAGCAGGGCAATGCCACTTGTGGTGTTGTGCTTGTGACAGCGTGCCTTTTGAAGAATGAGCCTGCGAGTTAGTGTTACGTCGCGAGGTTAACCCGTGAGGGGAAGCCGTAGCGAAAGCGAGTCTGAACAGGGCGATGCAGTGGCGTGATCTAGACCCGAAGCGGAGTGATCTACCCATGGCCAGGTTGAAGCGCGTGTAAGAGCGCGTGGAGGACCGAACCCACTTCAGTTGAAAATGGAGGGGATGAGCTGTGGGTAGGGGTGAAAGGCCAATCAAACTCCGTGATAGCTGGTTCTCCCCGAAATGCATTTAGGTGCAGCGTTGCGTGTTTCTTACCGGAGGTAGAGCTACTGGATGGCTAATGGGCCCTACAAGGTTACTGACGTCAGCCAAACTCCGAATGCCGGTAAGTGAGAGCGCAGCAGTGAGACTGTGGGGGATAAGCTTCATAGTCGAGAGGGAAACAGCCCAGACCACCAACTAAGGCCCCTAAGCGTGTGCTAAGTGGGAAAGGATGTGGAGTTGCTCAGACAACCAGGAGGTTGGCTTAGAAGCAGCCATCCTTGAAAGAGTGCGTAATAGCTCACTGGTCAAGTGATTCCGCGCCGACAATGTAGCGGGGCTCAAGTACACCGCCGAAGTTGTGGCATTCAAATATTAGCCAAGCGGATGGTTTATCCATTTTCGTTCAAGCGTTTGGATGGGTAGGGGAGCGTCGTGTGGGCAGTGAAGTCGCGGTGTAAACCAGCGGTGGAGCCTACACGAGTGAGAATGCAGGCATGAGTAGCGAAAGACGGGTGAGAAACCCGTCCGCCGAATGATCAAGGGTTCCAGGGTCAAGCTAATCTGCCCTGGGTAAGTCGGGACCTAAGGCGAGGCCGACAGGCGTAGTCGATGGACAACGGGTTGATATTCCCGTACCGGCGAAAAACCGCCAATACTGATCGGGGGATACTAACCGCCCAATACCTGACCGTTAGCCCTTGTGGCGACACGGTTTTTGGTGGAGCGCGGGACCTGATCCCGGGAGGTAAGCGTATTAACAGGTGTGACGCAGGAAGGTAGCCGGGCCGGGCGATGGTTGTCCTGGTCTAAGGATGTAGGGTCAGTGATAGGTAAATCCGTCACTGTGTCTTGAATGACGCACCTGAGATCTGACGGGACCCACTTTGGTGGGAATCCGGTGATCCTATGCTGCCTAGAAAAGCATCGGCGCGAGGTTTTAGCCGCCCGTACCCCAAACCGACACAGGTGATCAGGTAGAGAATACTAAGGCGATCGAGAGAATTATGGTTAAGGAACTCGGCAAAATGCCCCCGTAACTTCGGGAGAAGGGGGGCCCCAACCTTGATGGACACTTGCTGTCCGGAGGGGATCGGGGCCGCAGAGACCAGGGGGAAGCGACTGTTTACTAAAAACACAGGTCCGTGCGAAGTCGCAAGACGATGTATACGGACTGACTCCTGCCCGGTGCTGGAAGGTTAAGAGGACCGGTTAGCCCTTACGGGCGAAGCTGGGAATTTAAGCCCCAGTAAACGGCGGTGGTAACTATAACCATCCTAAGGTAGCGAAATTCCTTGTCGGGTAAGTTCCGACCTGCACGAATGGAGTAACGACTTCCCCGCTGTCTCAACCATAAACTCGGCGAAATTGCAGTACGAGTAAAGATGCTCGTTACGCG
This genomic interval from Arthrobacter sunyaminii contains the following:
- a CDS encoding HelD family protein — protein: MPETSSAHHELEHERHYVAGLYQRLDELREEKREQLAQVRRSHSAGSHQNRSERDAFATMYEDRLAQLNAVDDRLVFGRLDLDDGEERYIGRIGLSTADLQRLMVDWRAPEAGTFYQATAFERQGVRRRRHLILKGRNVQAIEDDVLDYSMLEEEEALQGEGALLAALNSKRTGQMSDIVGTIQAEQDRIIRAPLAGTLVVQGGPGTGKTAVALHRAAYLLYTHRERLKSAGVLLVGPSNAFIRYIERVLPSLGETGVVMSSLGQLMPGIAAVPEEDANVAEIKGRISMADVVARAVANRQRLPLEPRKLNVEGTILLLTPKMVQRARDRARATGKPHNEARVTFVKILLRELTEQLTEQLEESSGAGNSTDRAYLAEDVRSSRDVRVALNLCWMPMTPQKLLSELFSKPGHLEGAAPDLSAEEIALLRRSPDAPWTEADVPLLDEAAELLGELDASAGRDHALREEQRKRDLANAERAIENTEGFLEDSGAHGILSAEDLADHNTVGETRLTAADRAAVDRTWAFGHIVVDEAQELSAMQWRLLMRRCPLKSFTVVGDIAQTSSAAGATSWQQALTPFVGDRWTLEELTVNYRTPAQIAEAAVRMANAAGLVVSAPKAVREGRWAPFIDRVPDGGLVDRLMETLPEDLEALEGGLLAIIAEEHHLEAVRREVGAVYGKRLGTGAGGLEQDIVVTSPREAKGLEFDGVVILEPEELLTAAAGKVGDLYVAMTRPTQRLRLIAARPVPAGIIDEED
- the tyrS gene encoding tyrosine--tRNA ligase; the protein is MTTETPAGLSAQKNDPTFENVWQELKWRGLVHVSTDEAELEKLLAGESITYYCGFDPTAPSLHLGNLVQLLTMRRLQLAGHRPLALVGGSTGLVGDPRPTAERTMNTKETVSEWVGYLQGQVQRFLSFEGDNAAQMVNNLDWTAPMSAIDFLRDIGKHFRVGTMIKKEIVSSRLNSDEGISYAEFSYQVLQGMDYLQLFRDYNCVLETGGSDQWGNLTSGTELVRKVEGKSVHALGTPLITNSDGTKFGKSEGNAIWLDGTMTSPYAMYQFWLNTSDADVVDRLKVFTFLSKAEIEELARSVAEEPHKRAAQRRLAYDVTSLIHGAEATEKVIAASAALFGQGEITELDEATLTAATAELPRVVVDRNSLGIIDLLVASGLSASNSAARRTVAEGGAYVNNRKVTDADAVIDGDELLHGKYLLLRRGKRTLATVEVSAG